CGGCGGGCCTCGGCCAGGCGGGCCTGCTCGCGCTCGTAGTCCATGCGCGACAGCTCCTGCTGGTCCTCCACCATGCGCTTCTTGGCCTCTTCCTGCATCGCGGCGATGCGGGTGGGGTCGATGCCGGGGATCTGCGCCAGCATCTCCGCGTTGGCGTCCGCCACGTCGCGCGCCTGACGGAAGCCGTGCGCGTAGAGCGTCTCCACCAGCATCTCGTTGACGCCCGGCAGGGCACCCAGCGAGCGGCTGGCGAACTCGCGCATCTCCCGCACGCGGCTCTCGCTGTTGATGTCCAGCTTCCAACCGGTCAGCTGGGCGGCCAGGCGCACATTCTGCCCGCGCCGTCCGATGGCCAGCGACAGCTGGTCATCCGGGACGATGAGCTCCATGGCGTGGTTGGCCTCGTCGATGATGACGCGGCTGACCTCCGCGGGGGCCAGCGCGGAGCACACGAAGCGGGCCGGGTCTTCATCGTAAGGGACGATGTCGATCTTCTCCCCGCGCAGCTCCTGCACCACCGCCTGCACGCGGCTGCCCTTCATGCCCACGCACGCGCCCACCGGGTCCACGTCCGAGTCGCGGCTGGACACGGCGATCTTCGCGCGGCCACCCGGCTCGCGGGCCGCCGCCTCGATGACGACGATGCCCTCGGCGATTTCCGGCACCTCCATCTCGAAGAGCTTGGTGAGCAGGTTCACGGACGCGCGCGACAGGACGATCTGCGGCCCCTTGGACTCACGCAGCACGTCCAGCACGTACGCCTGGACGCGGTCGCCCGGGCGGTAAGTCTCGCGCGGGACCTGCTCACGCACGGGCAGCACGGCTTCCGCGCGGCCCAGGTCCACCACGATGTTGCCGCGCTCGAACCGGCGGGCGATGCCGGTGACGATCTCGTTCTTGCGGTCCTTGTACTCGTTGAAGACGTTCTCGCGCTCGGCGTCGCGGGTGCGCTGCAGGATGACCTGCTTGGCCGTCTGCGCGGCGATGCGGCCGAAGCCGCGGCGGAAGGTCTTCAGGCGGAGGATGTCGCCGTACTGGTCGTCCTGGGCCTTGGCCTCCGCGGCGTCCTCGTCGCGGTAGAAGATCTGGAAGACGAGCTCGTCACCGGGCTCCACTTCCATGCCCTTCTTGTGGGCCTCGTCCATGGTGATCTGGTTCACCGCCTGGACGGGGTCGGTGATCTCCGCGACCACGGTGATGGCCTGGAAGAGCTCCACGACGCCCTTCTCCGGGTCGTACTTGGCCTCCAGGTTGCGGTCCTGGCCAAAGTGCTTCTTGGCCGCGGTGTTCATCGCGTCCTCGAGGGTGGCAATGAGCACGGCCCGTTCGATGCCCTTGTCCTTGGCGACCTGATCCAGGACGAGGTTGAGGTTGACTGCCGGGTTGGCGGGCGTGGGCATGGCTGTGTCTTCTCCGAAAATGGGTCCACGGGCGGCCCTGGCGCGAACAGGGTCCCCTGTATGTGGGCTTCTAGAACTCGAACTCCAGATGGGCCTTGGCGATGTCCTTGAAGGGGATGATGAAGGCACCGCCCCCTTCCACGTCCACGGAGATGGCGTCGGCCGCCACTCCGGTGAGCGTGCCGCTGAAGTTCTTCCGCGGCGGGTCACCCAGCGGGCCGAAGGTCTTCACCTTGACCTTCTGTCCCTTCACCCGTTCGAAGTGCGCCGGCTTCTTCAAGGGCCGGTTCACTCCCGGGCTGGAGACCTCCAGGCTGTACTCCTGGGGGATGAAGTCCTCCACGTCGAGCACCGGATCCACGGCGCGCGACACCTGGGAGCACTCGTCCAGTCCCACCCGGCCACCGGGCTTGTCGATGAACAGCCGCAACACCCAGCCCTCGCGCTCGCGGACGTACTCCACGTCCAGGAGCTCCAGGCCTTCGTTCGCCACGATGGGGTCCAGCAGCGCCGCTGCCTTCTCCTCCACCGTCTGTTTGATGTTCTTCGACTCCATGGCCAGGAAACCGGTCTCCAAAAACGCAAAAAGCGGGCACGGCGGCCCACTTTTCGAAGTGATGCGTCGAAAAATGTCGGGGCGTCCGTAACACACGCCCCCTCGGGGTGTAAAGGAAGGACACACCCCGAGGCACCGGGTCAAACGCCCCCCGGGATTGAAGGATTCCCAGGGGTTCCGAGTGACGCCGGTGGCGTTATAACGCCGCCATGCACCTCATCGCCGCCGCACAGATGGTGTCCACCGCGGACAAGGCCCACAACCTGGACGTGGCCACGCGCCTCGTGCGCCAGGCCGCCTCCCTGGGTGCCCACCTGGTGGGACTGCCGGAGAACTTCTCCTGGATGGGACCGGAGCCCGAGCGTCCGTCCGCCGCTGAAAGCCTGGACGGCCCCACCCTGAGCCGGATGGCGGAGCTGGCGCGGGGGACGAAGACGACGCTGCTGGCCGGCTCCATCCTGGAGGAGGGAGCGCCCGGCGGCCGGCTCTACAACACCAGCGTCCTGTTCGGCCCGGACGGCGCCCGGCAGGCCGTCTACCGGAAGATGCACCTGTTCGACGTGGATGTGGGGGACGGTGCCACCTACCAGGAGTCCGCGGCGGTGGCGCCGGGGACGGAGGTGGTGGCGGCGGACACGGTGGTGGGCCGGCTGGGCATGAGCGTCTGCTACGACCTGCGCTTCCCGGAGCTGTACCGGCGGCTGTCGAAGGACGGGGCGACGCTGCTCGCGGTGCCGGCGGCCTTCACGATGATGACCGGCAAGGACCACTGGGAGGTGCTGCTGCGCGCCCGGGCCATCGAGAACCAGGCGTACGTGCTGGCGCCGGCCCAGGGCGGGCGGCACTCCGCGCAGCGGCTGACGTACGGCCACGCGATGGTGGTGGACCCGTGGGGCCTGGTGACGGCGCGGGCCTCCGAGGGCGAGGGACTGGCCATCGCGCCGGTGGACCCGGAGCTCCAGGCACGCATCCGGCGGAATTTGCCGTGCCTGACGCACAGGCGGCTGGAGTAGGCGGGCAAGAGTGAACGGGAGGGGGCGGCAGGCCCTTCCGGCGCGGCGTTTCCGGGTAGAGTGGTTTTCAGGAAGACCCCTCTGGTGAATGGACGACGCTGGCCTCCCCTGCTTTTCGCGGTCGCACTCATGGCCCTTCCTCCCGGCTGCACCGCCGATGAGAAGCCTCGGGGGCCCACCGAGGCACCCCTGCCTCCGCCCGTGCCGCGCGCGCACCTGCGGGAGCTGACGGGGGACGTGCAGATCAAACGCGCGGTGGCGGATGAATGGAGCCCCGCGCGCGACGAGCTGCCCCTCTACGAGAACGACAAGGTCCGCACCGAGGCCGGGGCCAGCGCCCAGGTCGTGTTCGCCAATGGCAGCACGCTGCACCTGGGGGGCGATTCCCTGGTGGGCATCGCGGAGAGCAAGTTGCGAACGGACGTCACCGTCCTGCGGGGACGGGTGGATGCCACCCTGGAGAAGCCGGCCACCCAGTCGCTGTCCGTCACCACCCCATCCGCCACCGTTCGGGCGGGCAGGAAGATTGAATTCCAATGAAGGCCGCCCTCTGGCTCAGCGCGTGGATGGGGCTGTCCGTGGTGCCGTCAACCGCTCCGACGTCCGTGGGGCGTGAGTCCGCGGACGGCGCGTCCCCTTCCGGAGGTGCCTCGGCGTCGGCGCCCCGGAAGGCGCCCGGGACGGAGCCGCAGACGGCGCTCAAGGCGCTGGAGATGTCGCGCGCGGCGGTGAAGGCCGCGCCGGACGATGCGCGCCGCCGTGAGGCCGAGTCCCGCCTGAAGGAAGCGGAGGCGCACTTCCAGGCCGCGCGGTACGCGGACGCGCTGCACAAGGCGGACGAGGCGTGGGCGCTGCTCAACCCGCCCCAGCCGTCCAACTTCACGGTGGAGGTGGACCACGACGGCGGCACCACCACCGTCACCCACCGGCAGGGGCCTCCCGTCACCGTGGAGGCGCAGCACGCCACCCGCGTGCTGGTGAAGGGCGAGTCCGTGCGCGTGCAGCAGGGCACCGTGCTGCCGGAGCCGCCCGGCGCGCCGCAGCTGGCGCAGCCCGCGGACAAGGCCCGCTTCACGCTGAAGCCGGCGGACGGAGGGCTGCTGGGGCCGGTGACGCTGGCGTGGGCCTCCGTCCAGGGCGCCACGCGCTACGAGGTGGAGGTCGTCGCGGAGGGAGTGGAGGGTAAGGCCGCGGCGGCGCCGGTGCGCATGGTGCTGGCCGCGCGGCAATGGACGTTGCCGGCGCTGCCCGCGGGCCGTTATCGCTGGACGGTGACGGCGGTGAGTCCGGAGCAGGGGCGGTCCCTGCCTTCCCAGACACGGCGTTTCGAGCTGGCCGCGGAATCGCTCGAACTCAACGTCAAGGTGAAGGACGGGTGGCAGAAGTAGCCGCCTGACCCCAGCGAGGAGCCCCCGCCGTGCGACTTTTCAAAGCCATCCTCCTCCTGATGCTGGTGGTCAGCATCATCCCCACGCTGATGGTGGGCTGGTTGTCGGTGTCCCATACGCGCGAGCTGCTCATCCGCGACGCGCAGGAGCTGGCGCAGGAGCGCGTGAAGCAGCTGCGGCTCAAGGCGGAGAGCTTCCTGGAGGACCCCACGGAGCGCGTGGTGGGGCTGTCCAGCGTGCCGGGCGGCTTCTTCACCCTGCCGCGCGACACGCAGCGGCTGTACATCACGGCGGTGCTCAACCAGCGCCCGGAGGTGCTGGCGCTCACCGTGTTCGGCGCGGACCGGCAGCGGCTTCCCGGGTTGCAGGCCTTCGCCGTGCACGACATGGCGCCCAGCGGGGTGGCGGAGCACGAGGAGCGCGCGCGGGCCCTGTTGGACGAGGGGCTCACGGGGGTGCGCTACTCGGACGTGGTGGGGTCCCACGGCGGCGGCGGAGGTCCGGTGGTGACGCTGGCCTTCCCCGTGGGCGACCCGGTGCAGGGCTACATGGCCGCGGACATCACGCTCGCGGGCCTGCGGCAGATGCTGGCGCAGGAGCGCGTGGGCAGCACGGGGTTCGCGTACCTGGCGGACCGGCATGGCCGCTTGATTACCGGCGGCGGCGACCTGGGCGCGGTGGGCGACGACGTGTCGAAGCGGCTGCCCCTGGCGCACCTGCTCAAGCAGCGCGAGGGCACGCCCGAGGCGGAGCTGTTCCACGTGGGCAACTTCGGCGAGGGGCGCGACGCGGTGGTGTCCGCGTACTCGGTGCTGCCGGAGGCGGGCTGGGCCATCGTGTCCGAGCAGCCGGTGGAGCACGCGTACCGACAGGTGGAGACCATGGAGCGGCGCATCCTGCTGGGCCTGGGCGGCGCCATCCTGGTGGCGCTGGTGCTGGCGGCCATCTTCTCCCGCAACCTCACGCAGCCCTTGAAGACCTTCATCGCCACGTCGCTGGAGCTGGCGCGCGGCAAGTTCGGCGTGGAGGTGCACCTGAAGCAGAAGAACGAGCTGGGGGAGCTGGCCCAGACGTTCAACTACATGAGCAAGCAGCTCATGGCGTACGACATGGAGACGCGCGGCCTCTACGAGAGCCTGGAGAAGGGCTACCTGGAGACCATCGTCGCGCTGGCCAACTCCATCGACTCCAAGGACGCGTACACGCGCGGCCACAGCCAGCGGGTGGGCGACGTGGCGGTGGAGATTGGCAAGGAGCTGAAGCTCACCGAGCGCGA
The sequence above is drawn from the Corallococcus sp. NCRR genome and encodes:
- the nusA gene encoding transcription termination factor NusA — encoded protein: MPTPANPAVNLNLVLDQVAKDKGIERAVLIATLEDAMNTAAKKHFGQDRNLEAKYDPEKGVVELFQAITVVAEITDPVQAVNQITMDEAHKKGMEVEPGDELVFQIFYRDEDAAEAKAQDDQYGDILRLKTFRRGFGRIAAQTAKQVILQRTRDAERENVFNEYKDRKNEIVTGIARRFERGNIVVDLGRAEAVLPVREQVPRETYRPGDRVQAYVLDVLRESKGPQIVLSRASVNLLTKLFEMEVPEIAEGIVVIEAAAREPGGRAKIAVSSRDSDVDPVGACVGMKGSRVQAVVQELRGEKIDIVPYDEDPARFVCSALAPAEVSRVIIDEANHAMELIVPDDQLSLAIGRRGQNVRLAAQLTGWKLDINSESRVREMREFASRSLGALPGVNEMLVETLYAHGFRQARDVADANAEMLAQIPGIDPTRIAAMQEEAKKRMVEDQQELSRMDYEREQARLAEARRHPDELSQPERMARVRGVGEKTIEQLILAGYRTVEDIANEKDLTRLGDVPGVGIKKARQLKSAAENYLVEEAKLRAELNAERGAMASAGGSEGVEAAKAP
- the rimP gene encoding ribosome maturation factor RimP yields the protein MESKNIKQTVEEKAAALLDPIVANEGLELLDVEYVREREGWVLRLFIDKPGGRVGLDECSQVSRAVDPVLDVEDFIPQEYSLEVSSPGVNRPLKKPAHFERVKGQKVKVKTFGPLGDPPRKNFSGTLTGVAADAISVDVEGGGAFIIPFKDIAKAHLEFEF
- a CDS encoding carbon-nitrogen hydrolase family protein — translated: MHLIAAAQMVSTADKAHNLDVATRLVRQAASLGAHLVGLPENFSWMGPEPERPSAAESLDGPTLSRMAELARGTKTTLLAGSILEEGAPGGRLYNTSVLFGPDGARQAVYRKMHLFDVDVGDGATYQESAAVAPGTEVVAADTVVGRLGMSVCYDLRFPELYRRLSKDGATLLAVPAAFTMMTGKDHWEVLLRARAIENQAYVLAPAQGGRHSAQRLTYGHAMVVDPWGLVTARASEGEGLAIAPVDPELQARIRRNLPCLTHRRLE
- a CDS encoding FecR family protein, with protein sequence MALPPGCTADEKPRGPTEAPLPPPVPRAHLRELTGDVQIKRAVADEWSPARDELPLYENDKVRTEAGASAQVVFANGSTLHLGGDSLVGIAESKLRTDVTVLRGRVDATLEKPATQSLSVTTPSATVRAGRKIEFQ
- a CDS encoding peptidoglycan-binding protein LysM — protein: MKAALWLSAWMGLSVVPSTAPTSVGRESADGASPSGGASASAPRKAPGTEPQTALKALEMSRAAVKAAPDDARRREAESRLKEAEAHFQAARYADALHKADEAWALLNPPQPSNFTVEVDHDGGTTTVTHRQGPPVTVEAQHATRVLVKGESVRVQQGTVLPEPPGAPQLAQPADKARFTLKPADGGLLGPVTLAWASVQGATRYEVEVVAEGVEGKAAAAPVRMVLAARQWTLPALPAGRYRWTVTAVSPEQGRSLPSQTRRFELAAESLELNVKVKDGWQK
- a CDS encoding HD domain-containing phosphohydrolase, whose protein sequence is MRLFKAILLLMLVVSIIPTLMVGWLSVSHTRELLIRDAQELAQERVKQLRLKAESFLEDPTERVVGLSSVPGGFFTLPRDTQRLYITAVLNQRPEVLALTVFGADRQRLPGLQAFAVHDMAPSGVAEHEERARALLDEGLTGVRYSDVVGSHGGGGGPVVTLAFPVGDPVQGYMAADITLAGLRQMLAQERVGSTGFAYLADRHGRLITGGGDLGAVGDDVSKRLPLAHLLKQREGTPEAELFHVGNFGEGRDAVVSAYSVLPEAGWAIVSEQPVEHAYRQVETMERRILLGLGGAILVALVLAAIFSRNLTQPLKTFIATSLELARGKFGVEVHLKQKNELGELAQTFNYMSKQLMAYDMETRGLYESLEKGYLETIVALANSIDSKDAYTRGHSQRVGDVAVEIGKELKLTERELRQLQYGGILHDIGKIGIPENILCKQSRLTDQEMSLMREHPAIGDAIIGPVTFLGSVRACVRHHHERWDGTGYPDKLKGEAIPMLARIVACADTFDACTSTRPYQKAMPLEKAMEILDNLSGAQLDPKVVLALRAVLAQRGVRLEGHRQPVKLAS